Proteins encoded in a region of the Acipenser ruthenus chromosome 11, fAciRut3.2 maternal haplotype, whole genome shotgun sequence genome:
- the LOC117427007 gene encoding glycerol-3-phosphate dehydrogenase [NAD(+)], cytoplasmic-like: protein MPGKKVCIVGSGNWGSAIAKIIGKNVTGSNRFDPIVNMWVFEEVVNGQKLTEIINSEHENVKYLPGHKLPKNVVAVPDVAEASTGADILVFVVPHQFISKLCDQIKPKIKPETFGISLIKGVDEGPDGLKLISNIIREKLEIEVSVLMGANIASEVADEKFCETTIGCRNVQHGQIFKELFQTPNFRITVVEECDTVELCGALKNIVAVGAGFCDGLGLGDNTKAAVIRLGLMEMVAFAKLFCKGTVTSVTFLESCGVADLITTCYGGRNRKVAEAFVKTKKSIEELEKEMLNGQKLQGPQTSTEVYKILKNKNMVNKFPLFTAVYLICFEGRPVQEFITCLQNHPQHM, encoded by the exons atgcCTGGAAAGAAAGTTTGCATTGTTGGATCAGGAAACTG ggGATCAGCTATTGCCAAAATTATTGGCAAGAATGTCACAGGATCCAACAGATTCGATCCCATAGTGAACATGTGGGTTTTTGAAGAGGTGGTTAATGGCCAAAAGCTGACGGAGATAATCAACAGCGAACATGAAAATGTGAAGTATTTGCCGGGACACAAACTGCCTAAAAATGTG gtTGCTGTCCCAGATGTAGCTGAAGCCTCAACTGGTGCAGATATTCTGGTCTTCGTTGTCCCTCATCAGTTTATTTCCAAACTATGCGATCAGATCAAGCCCAAAATCAAACCAGAGACATTTGGAATATCACTCATTAAG GGTGTGGATGAAGGTCCTGATGGCTTAAAGCTCATCTCCAACATCATTCGAGAGAAACTGGAGATTGAAGTCAGCGTGCTGATGGGCGCCAATATCGCTAGTGAGGTGGCCGATGAGAAGTTCTGTGAAACAACCATAG GATGCAGAAACGTGCAGCATGGTCAGATTTTTAAGGAGCTGTTTCAGACGCCAAACTTCAGAATCACAGTGGTGGAAGAATGTGATACTGTAGAGCTCTGTGGTGCTTTGAAG AACATTGTTGCAGTTGGCGCTGGATTCTGTGATGGGCTGGGCTTGGGTGATAACACCAAGGCGGCAGTGATTCGCTTGGGTCTGATGGAAATGGTGGCCTTTGCAAAGTTATTCTGTAAAGGGACAGTAACCTCTGTCACCTTCCTGGAGAGCTGCGGAGTGGCCGATCTCATCACCACCTGCTACGGAGGTCGCAACAGGAAGGTAGCAGAAGCatttgtgaaaacaaaaaaa TCCATAGAGGAGCTGGAAAAAGAAATGCTTAATGGACAGAAGCTGCAGGGTCCCCAAACATCAACAGAGGTGTACAAGATTCTTAAAAATAAGAATATGGTTAACAA ATTTCCACTGTTTACTGCCGTGTATTTGATTTGCTTTGAGGGCAGGCCAGTCCAAGAATTCATTACTTGCTTACAGAACCACCCCCAGCACATGTGA
- the LOC117426993 gene encoding oxysterol-binding protein-related protein 11-like, whose protein sequence is MQAETTAMPVSESEEKQELYNQNKTPAALKGNSKDWQYSDHMENICGYLMKYTNLVTGWQYRFFVLNNEAGMLEYFVNEQSRAQKPRGTLPLAGAVISPSDEDSHTFTVNAISGEQYKLRGTDAKERQHWVSRLQICTQHHTEALGKSNPPLKSRSFSMASQSSSGSPLLLRRASQNAASFFNVSQHKGSSSSSRRTLQPDHLMAVREMMTQAEGQHRDLIQTIASLPASGGLAPLDRDLLLLKATSMATMNCLNDCLHILQLQQAAQQKCPVPEATIEWLEPKLPLSDHLKNGNTLQSFSTRESSKSPDNCMVQISPEPCHLSAEHDDIDPEDEVVDSFVEKEDELGPIEEERSIILHLLSQLKLGMDLTRVVLPTFILEKRSLLEMYADFMSHPDLFVAITDGANPEDRMIRFVEYYLTSFHEGRKGAIAKKPYNPIIGETFHCSWRVPSHKGSSLSSQGSLNKAGLEGGKEASDSYHVRFVAEQVSHHPPVSGFYAECAERRMCVNTHVWTKSKFMGMSIGVSMIGEGLLCLQEHDEEYTFTLPCAYARSILTVPWVELGGKVNVNCVKTGYSAAITFQTKPFYGGKLHKVTAEVKHNPTNTVACRVQGEWNGVLEFSYSNGETKVVDVPKLPVTKKRVRPNEKQGSYESRRLWQHVTQSLREGDIEKATEHKRLLEERQRAEERHRTETGAAWCTRYFQSEGEGWVYHKPLWKTSGASV, encoded by the exons ATGCAAGCGGAAACGACAGCAATGCCAGTCTCTGAAAGCGAGGAAAAACAGGAGCTGTACAACCAAAATAAAACTCCTGCCGCTCTGAAGGGGAACTCAAAAGACTGGCAGTACAG TGATCACATGGAGAACATCTGTGGTTACCTGATGAAATACACCAACCTCGTCACAGGCTGGCAGTATCG ATTTTTCGTCTTGAACAATGAGGCGGGGATGCTGGAGTACTTTGTGAATGAGCAGTCCAGAGCTCAGAAGCCCCGGGGGACATTGCCGCTGGCCGGGGCTGTCATCTCCCCCAGCGATGAGGACTCGCACACCTTCACCGTCAACGCCATCAGCGGGGAGCAGTACAAACTGAGAG GTACAGATGCAAAAGAGCGACAGCACTGGGTTAGCAGGTTGCAGATCTGCACACAGCATCACACAGAGGCCCTAGGCAAG AGTAATCCCCCCCTGAAATCTCGGAGTTTCTCAATGGCATCGCAGAGCAGCAGTGGTTCCCCCCTTTTACTGAGGAGAGCCAGTCAGAACGCTGCCTCCTTCTTCAACGTGTCGCAACACAAAGGATCGTCCTCCTCGAGCAGGAGGACCCTGCAGCCAGACCACTTGATGGCTGTGCGGGAG ATGATGACCCAGGCTGAAGGGCAGCACAGGGACCTGATCCAGACAATAGCGAGCTTGCCTGCCTCTGGTGGGCTGGCTCCCCTGGACCGGGACCTGCTCCTGCTCAAAGCCACATCGATGGCAACCATGAACTGCCTCAATGACTGCCTCCACATTCTACAGCTCCAGCAAGCAGCCCAGCAGAAGTGCCCAGTCCCAG AGGCGACCATCGAGTGGCTGGAGCCCAAGCTGCCTCTGTCTGATCACCTGAAGAATGGCAACACCCTCCAGAGCTTCTCCACCCGGGAGAGCAGCAAGTCGCCAGACAACTGTATGGTCCAGATCAGCCCGGAGCCCTGCCACTTAAGTGCG GAACACGACGACATAGATCCAGAGGATGAGGTCGTGGATTCCTTTGTTGAGAAGGAGGATGAACTGGGGCCCATCGAGGAAGAGCGCAGCATCATCTTACACCTGCTGTCCCAGCTCAAGCTGGGCATGGATTTGACGAGA GTGGTTCTTCCTACCTTCATCCTGGAGAAGCGTTCCCTGCTTGAAATGTATGCAGATTTTATGTCCCATCCGGATCTGTTTGTCGCCATCACTGATGGGGCTAACCCTGAGGACCGGATGATCCGCTTCGTGGAGTATTACCTCACATCCTTCCACGAAGGGCGCAAGGGGGCCATCGCCAAGAAACCTTACAACCCCATCATCGGGGAGACTTTCCACTGCTCGTGGAGGGTCCCCTCCCACAAGGGCAGCTCCTTGTCGTCCCAGGGCAGCCTGAACAAGGCTGGTTTGGAGGGGGGGAAGGAGGCCTCAGACTCTTATCACGTCCGCTTTGTGGCAGAGCAGGTGTCCCATCATCCCCCTGTTTCCGGGTTTTATGCGGAGTGTGCGGAGAGGAGGATGTGTGTAAACACCCATGTGTGGACGAAGAGCAAATTCATGGGAATGTCTATAGGAGTTTCCATGATCGGAGAAG GTCTCTTGTGCCTGCAGGAGCACGATGAGGAATACACCTTCACCCTGCCCTGTGCATATGCTCGCTCCATACTCACAGTGCCCTGGGTGGAGCTGGGAGGGAAGGTCAATGTCAACTGTGTGAAGACCGGCTACTCTGCAGCCATTACCTTCCAAACCAAACCCTTCTATGGGGGCAAACTGCACAA AGTCACAGCTGAAGTGAAGCACAATCCCACCAACACAGTGGCATGTCGGGTGCAGGGGGAGTGGAATGGCGTCCTTGAATTCTCCTACAGCAACGGTGAAACCAAAGTGGTGGACGTCCCCAAACTCCCAGTGACGAAGAAGAGGGTGCGGCCCAACGAGAAGCAGGGATCCTACGAGTCCAG GCGACTGTGGCAACATGTGACCCAGTCCTTGAGGGAGGGAGATATAGAGAAGGCAACAGAACACAAGCGACTGttagaggagagacagagggccGAGGAGAGGCATCGCACGGAGACGGGGGCAGCGTGGTGCACCAGATATTTTCAGAGTGAG GGTGAAGGTTGGGTATATCACAAACCATTGTGGAAAACGTCGGGAGCAAGCGTTTAA
- the LOC117426292 gene encoding TGF-beta receptor type-2 isoform X1: MGCWACSSVTSVLFLSFNIHALTLADFVPVSNLCQWCDYSSPVCEDNVCYSNCSFSSFCEYQKEICVAIWKQDNKSISVRTMCHDPQLPVENAMVPNYTTRECLMVQQPSEEGALYICGCMGEQECNDKLIFEKEDNGYAKLQSKEVIPVAVISLLPPILVAIMATMAFYLYRTRQQRKEPWPAKHAQRQTLDLPENRDPAEYDGKLPAMINDSHSDISSTCANNINHNTELLPIELDRVVGKGRFADVWRARLNHNASGHYETVAVKIFSAEEYLSWKSERKIFSDANLKHESVLQFLTAEERGTGPQKQYWLITAYHSLGNLQEYLTNHVLSWSELHLMAGSLVSGVAHLHSDYTAYGSPKIPISHRDIKSSNILVKSKTECVLCDFGLALRLDPSLTVEDFSNSGQVGTARYMAPEVLESRVNLEELESFKQMDVYSMALVLWEMASRCDVIGEVKSYELPFGSQVCEHPCVESMRDLVLRERGRPDIPSSWLVHQGMQFLCNTIGECWDHDPEARLTAHCVAERFSVMGQMENKDNHNVSTTGTEPWKPDSNAQETAPFQGFPSGVLVTEV; encoded by the exons ATATCCACGCTCTAACCCTTGCAGATTTCGTCCCTGTGAGCAATTTATGTCAGTGGTGTGACTATTCCAGCCCGGTGTGTGAAGACAATGTGTGCTACAGTAACTGTTCCTTCAGCTCCTTCTGTGAATACCAGAAAGAAATCTGTGTGGCGATATG GAAGCAGGACAACAAGAGTATTAGTGTCAGGACCATGTGCCATGACCCTCAGCTCCCAGTGGAGAACGCGATGGTTCCCAATTACACCACCAGAGAGTGCCTAATGGTGCAGCAGCCATCAGAGGAGGGAGCGCTTTACATATGCGGGTGTATGGGTGAACAGGAGTGCAATGACAAGCTGATATTCGAAAAGGAAGACAACG GCTATGCAAAGCTGCAAAGCAAAGAGGTCATTCCTGTGGCAGTGATCAGCTTGCTTCCGCCTATTCTGGTGGCCATAATGGCAACCATGGCCTTTTACTTGTACCGCACCCGACAGCAGAGGAAAGAACCCTGGCCTGCAAAACACGCCCAACGCCAAACCCTGGACCTTCCAGAGAACAGGGACCCTGCGGAATACGATGGGAAGCTGCCTGCCATGATCAACGACAGCCACTCTGACATCTCGTCCACCTGCGCCAACAACATCAACCACAACACTGAGCTGCTGCCCATCGAGCTGGACCGCGTCGTGGGGAAAGGCCGGTTTGCAGACGTCTGGCGGGCCAGGCTGAACCACAATGCCTCGGGCCATTACGAGACTGTGGCTGTGAAGATCTTCTCTGCAGAGGAGTACCTCTCCTGGAAGAGCGAGCGCAAGATCTTCTCGGACGCCAACCTTAAGCATGAGAGCGTGTTGCAGTTCCTGACGGCCGAAGAGAGAGGCACAGGCCCGCAGAAGCAATACTGGCTCATCACGGCCTACCACAGCCTGGGCAACCTGCAGGAATACCTGACCAACCATGTGCTGAGCTGGTCGGAGCTCCACTTAATGGCAGGTTCTCTGGTGAGTGGAGTGGCCCATCTCCACAGTGACTACACTGCATATGGCTCTCCCAAAATCCCCATTTCCCACCGGGATATCAAGAGCTCCAACATTCTGGTGAAGAGCAAGACGGAGTGTGTTCTGTGTGACTTTGGGCTGGCTTTGAGACTGGACCCTTCTCTCACTGTAGAGGACTTTTCCAACAGTGGGCAG GTTGGCACTGCCCGGTACATGGCCCCTGAGGTTCTGGAGTCTCGTGTGAACCTGGAGGAGCTGGAGTCCTTCAAGCAGATGGATGTGTATTCCATGGCCCTGGTCCTGTGGGAAATGGCCTCTCGTTGTGATGTAATTGGAG AGGTGAAGAGCTACGAGCTGCCGTTTGGTTCTCAGGTGTGCGAGCATCCCTGTGTGGAGAGTATGAGGGACCTGGTCCTGCGAGAGCGGGGCCGGCCTGACATCCCTAGCAGCTGGCTGGTACACCAG GGGATGCAGTTCCTGTGCAACACCATTGGGGAGTGCTGGGACCACGACCCTGAGGCCCGCCTCACTGCGCACTGCGTGGCCGAGCGCTTCAGCGTGATGGGGCAGATGGAGAACAAGGACAATCACAATGTCAGCACCACAGGCACGGAGCCCTGGAAACCTGACAGCAATGCCCAGGAAACAGCACCCTTCCAGGGGTTTCCATCTGGGGTACTGGTGACTGAGGTGTGA
- the LOC117426292 gene encoding TGF-beta receptor type-2 isoform X2 has translation MCHDPQLPVENAMVPNYTTRECLMVQQPSEEGALYICGCMGEQECNDKLIFEKEDNGYAKLQSKEVIPVAVISLLPPILVAIMATMAFYLYRTRQQRKEPWPAKHAQRQTLDLPENRDPAEYDGKLPAMINDSHSDISSTCANNINHNTELLPIELDRVVGKGRFADVWRARLNHNASGHYETVAVKIFSAEEYLSWKSERKIFSDANLKHESVLQFLTAEERGTGPQKQYWLITAYHSLGNLQEYLTNHVLSWSELHLMAGSLVSGVAHLHSDYTAYGSPKIPISHRDIKSSNILVKSKTECVLCDFGLALRLDPSLTVEDFSNSGQVGTARYMAPEVLESRVNLEELESFKQMDVYSMALVLWEMASRCDVIGEVKSYELPFGSQVCEHPCVESMRDLVLRERGRPDIPSSWLVHQGMQFLCNTIGECWDHDPEARLTAHCVAERFSVMGQMENKDNHNVSTTGTEPWKPDSNAQETAPFQGFPSGVLVTEV, from the exons ATGTGCCATGACCCTCAGCTCCCAGTGGAGAACGCGATGGTTCCCAATTACACCACCAGAGAGTGCCTAATGGTGCAGCAGCCATCAGAGGAGGGAGCGCTTTACATATGCGGGTGTATGGGTGAACAGGAGTGCAATGACAAGCTGATATTCGAAAAGGAAGACAACG GCTATGCAAAGCTGCAAAGCAAAGAGGTCATTCCTGTGGCAGTGATCAGCTTGCTTCCGCCTATTCTGGTGGCCATAATGGCAACCATGGCCTTTTACTTGTACCGCACCCGACAGCAGAGGAAAGAACCCTGGCCTGCAAAACACGCCCAACGCCAAACCCTGGACCTTCCAGAGAACAGGGACCCTGCGGAATACGATGGGAAGCTGCCTGCCATGATCAACGACAGCCACTCTGACATCTCGTCCACCTGCGCCAACAACATCAACCACAACACTGAGCTGCTGCCCATCGAGCTGGACCGCGTCGTGGGGAAAGGCCGGTTTGCAGACGTCTGGCGGGCCAGGCTGAACCACAATGCCTCGGGCCATTACGAGACTGTGGCTGTGAAGATCTTCTCTGCAGAGGAGTACCTCTCCTGGAAGAGCGAGCGCAAGATCTTCTCGGACGCCAACCTTAAGCATGAGAGCGTGTTGCAGTTCCTGACGGCCGAAGAGAGAGGCACAGGCCCGCAGAAGCAATACTGGCTCATCACGGCCTACCACAGCCTGGGCAACCTGCAGGAATACCTGACCAACCATGTGCTGAGCTGGTCGGAGCTCCACTTAATGGCAGGTTCTCTGGTGAGTGGAGTGGCCCATCTCCACAGTGACTACACTGCATATGGCTCTCCCAAAATCCCCATTTCCCACCGGGATATCAAGAGCTCCAACATTCTGGTGAAGAGCAAGACGGAGTGTGTTCTGTGTGACTTTGGGCTGGCTTTGAGACTGGACCCTTCTCTCACTGTAGAGGACTTTTCCAACAGTGGGCAG GTTGGCACTGCCCGGTACATGGCCCCTGAGGTTCTGGAGTCTCGTGTGAACCTGGAGGAGCTGGAGTCCTTCAAGCAGATGGATGTGTATTCCATGGCCCTGGTCCTGTGGGAAATGGCCTCTCGTTGTGATGTAATTGGAG AGGTGAAGAGCTACGAGCTGCCGTTTGGTTCTCAGGTGTGCGAGCATCCCTGTGTGGAGAGTATGAGGGACCTGGTCCTGCGAGAGCGGGGCCGGCCTGACATCCCTAGCAGCTGGCTGGTACACCAG GGGATGCAGTTCCTGTGCAACACCATTGGGGAGTGCTGGGACCACGACCCTGAGGCCCGCCTCACTGCGCACTGCGTGGCCGAGCGCTTCAGCGTGATGGGGCAGATGGAGAACAAGGACAATCACAATGTCAGCACCACAGGCACGGAGCCCTGGAAACCTGACAGCAATGCCCAGGAAACAGCACCCTTCCAGGGGTTTCCATCTGGGGTACTGGTGACTGAGGTGTGA